From Zavarzinella sp., one genomic window encodes:
- a CDS encoding DNA strand exchange inhibitor protein yields MDSHTLGLIGFNKLLDIVSGYAVTSIGVDLVQQLEPMQNLEKVRHEIGLVTEMVDVLTQGQAPPLQGIRDVRLLLKRAMIGTMLTEEQLLQVSDIFLATGAFYRYRMRIDARHHRLLELLAPIEDMGTLAKNITSSIDGRGNVLDGASPELAEIRQKLFQVDEKVQQELKRLLRDPKLREVLRFQNATVNGDHYVLAVAANHRQKVPGVVHRTSSTGETIYIEPASISRFSAERVVLKGEEDREIKRILRKLSAHVGKYARPAGAALDIMARTDLITAKARHALDYKMYPPEMNTEGRLWLRVARHPLLEHLFRHETIPPKADGSPGTQRKVVPIDIRLGNGFDLLIITGPNTGGKTVTLKTTGLLSVMAMCGMMIPAAEGSCVPIFDHIFADIGDEQSIEQSLSTFSSHISRMSTIFAQATSRSLIMLDEVGAGTDPHEGAALGRAILDFLAELGCRAIVTTHLGDLKTYAFTNDRAENAAVEFDLETLRPTYRLHIGQFGMSNALKIARRLKLPKSILKRAHHYTRRKKGKLPEMQRLQALREDAEKARAEALARQAEADRQKQEYQAQLNELQRQARREEEVKRWRQTLQAGSTVYSARFRNTAKVSRVDHRKGIVVISIGIGQWETTMDDVYPEAPAS; encoded by the coding sequence ATGGATTCACACACACTAGGTCTGATCGGTTTCAATAAACTGCTGGACATTGTCAGTGGGTATGCGGTTACATCCATTGGTGTGGATCTGGTGCAACAACTGGAACCAATGCAGAACTTGGAGAAAGTTCGCCACGAAATTGGCCTGGTCACCGAAATGGTGGATGTACTGACACAAGGGCAGGCACCACCACTGCAAGGCATTCGCGATGTACGACTACTGTTGAAGCGGGCCATGATTGGCACGATGCTGACAGAAGAGCAGTTATTGCAGGTATCGGATATTTTTCTGGCAACTGGTGCCTTCTATCGCTATCGCATGCGAATCGATGCCCGGCACCACCGGTTGCTGGAGTTGCTGGCACCCATCGAAGATATGGGCACGCTGGCCAAAAATATCACTTCTTCCATTGATGGCCGTGGCAACGTTCTTGATGGTGCCAGCCCCGAATTAGCCGAAATCCGACAAAAACTGTTTCAGGTGGATGAGAAAGTACAACAGGAATTAAAACGCCTGTTGCGCGATCCCAAACTGCGCGAAGTGCTTCGTTTTCAGAATGCCACCGTGAATGGCGATCATTATGTGCTGGCAGTGGCAGCCAATCATCGCCAGAAAGTACCCGGGGTGGTGCACCGCACCAGCAGCACCGGCGAGACAATTTATATCGAACCCGCTTCCATTTCCCGCTTTTCTGCAGAACGGGTGGTTCTGAAAGGCGAAGAAGATCGCGAAATCAAACGCATATTGCGAAAACTATCTGCCCACGTGGGCAAATACGCTCGCCCAGCCGGTGCCGCGCTGGACATTATGGCACGCACCGATCTGATTACGGCGAAGGCAAGGCACGCACTCGATTACAAGATGTACCCACCGGAGATGAATACAGAAGGTCGGCTGTGGCTGCGTGTCGCCCGCCACCCACTGCTGGAACATCTGTTCCGGCACGAAACCATTCCACCGAAGGCAGATGGCAGTCCGGGAACCCAACGCAAGGTGGTACCAATTGATATTCGCCTGGGAAACGGCTTCGATCTGTTGATCATTACCGGCCCAAATACGGGTGGAAAAACCGTCACACTAAAGACCACGGGACTGCTTTCCGTGATGGCGATGTGCGGGATGATGATTCCCGCAGCCGAAGGCAGTTGCGTGCCGATATTCGATCATATTTTTGCCGATATCGGCGACGAGCAAAGTATCGAACAATCGCTCAGCACGTTCAGCTCTCACATTTCCCGCATGTCGACCATTTTTGCCCAGGCTACTTCCAGATCACTGATTATGCTCGATGAAGTGGGTGCTGGTACCGATCCCCACGAAGGTGCCGCGTTGGGCCGGGCAATTCTGGACTTTCTGGCAGAGTTGGGCTGTCGGGCGATTGTCACCACCCACCTGGGTGATCTGAAAACCTATGCCTTTACCAACGACCGCGCAGAGAATGCTGCAGTTGAATTCGATCTGGAAACATTACGGCCAACCTATCGCCTACACATCGGCCAGTTTGGGATGAGCAACGCCTTAAAAATTGCCCGCAGACTAAAACTGCCCAAAAGTATTTTGAAACGTGCCCACCACTACACGCGGCGGAAGAAAGGCAAACTCCCCGAAATGCAACGCCTGCAGGCACTTCGCGAAGATGCGGAAAAAGCCCGCGCGGAAGCACTGGCACGCCAGGCGGAAGCGGATCGCCAGAAACAGGAATACCAGGCACAACTGAATGAGCTGCAGCGTCAGGCCCGCAGAGAGGAAGAAGTAAAACGGTGGCGGCAGACCTTGCAGGCGGGCAGCACGGTCTATTCGGCACGGTTTCGCAACACCGCCAAAGTGTCTCGTGTTGACCATCGCAAAGGGATTGTGGTAATCTCCATTGGCATCGGTCAGTGGGAAACTACAATGGACGATGTTTATCCGGAAGCACCTGCTTCTTAA
- a CDS encoding SDR family NAD(P)-dependent oxidoreductase, producing the protein MAENSVDKGAVLITGATGGVGSALAELLHSQGFPLFLAGRNAEKLQALGQRLNAPYWVGDLTESLAAQTVVEKCLEHHGQLSGVAHCVGSFVLKPAHLTSDEDWDNTIAINLTSAFRLVRASVKAMKGSGSIALVSSVAARFGLANHEAIGAAKAGIIGLTLSAAATYAARGIRVNCVAPGLVQTPLTQGLTANETSRKISTAMHPVGRLGEPGDVARVLALLLDPQNSWLTGQVIGVDGGMGSLRSTHKV; encoded by the coding sequence ATGGCGGAAAATTCAGTCGACAAAGGAGCAGTTTTAATTACTGGTGCCACCGGTGGCGTGGGAAGTGCCCTTGCAGAACTGTTACACTCCCAGGGTTTCCCACTGTTTCTTGCGGGGCGCAATGCGGAAAAATTGCAGGCATTGGGGCAGCGTTTAAACGCACCCTACTGGGTAGGAGATCTTACGGAAAGCCTTGCAGCACAGACAGTTGTGGAAAAATGCCTGGAGCACCATGGGCAATTGTCTGGCGTGGCACATTGCGTGGGGTCGTTTGTGTTGAAACCAGCCCACCTGACTTCGGATGAAGATTGGGATAACACAATTGCTATTAACCTGACCAGTGCCTTTCGCTTGGTGCGTGCCAGTGTGAAGGCGATGAAAGGCAGCGGATCGATTGCTCTGGTCTCTTCCGTGGCTGCCCGCTTTGGCCTGGCGAACCACGAAGCGATTGGTGCCGCAAAGGCTGGGATTATTGGCCTGACGTTGTCTGCTGCGGCCACCTATGCTGCTCGTGGCATCCGTGTAAATTGCGTGGCACCTGGATTAGTGCAAACACCGTTGACACAAGGACTTACAGCAAATGAAACCTCTCGGAAAATTTCAACTGCGATGCACCCCGTGGGGCGACTTGGTGAACCAGGCGATGTTGCCCGCGTGCTCGCACTATTGCTCGATCCACAGAATAGCTGGCTGACTGGTCAAGTAATTGGCGTCGATGGGGGGATGGGTTCATTGCGATCTACGCACAAAGTGTGA
- a CDS encoding arylsulfatase: MLKKLWIIFLFHGCCSVLNAAPKPNIVLILADDLGFSDLGCYGGEIATPNLDALAKNGLRFTQFYNSTRCWPSRGALLSGYYPQQIHRDKLPGVPGGGVRGIRQAWARLLPDFLRSAGYRSYHSGKWHIDGKTLDGGFDSALTINSPGNFFTARGSLLNDVPIKPLADEKGYYLTIATADHAIACLKDHAANHSNKPFFHYLAFHAPHFPLHALPEDIAKYEGKYAEGWNKLRESRFARQKELGIVNTSLSALEQNVGPPYRFPDAFKKLGSGEVDRPLPWSELTQEQRTFQATKMAIHAAMIDRMDREIGRVIKQLKVMNALDNTIILFASDNGASSEIMVRDGGHDPAASPGSSASYLCLGPGFASACNTPYRRHKTWLHEGGISTPFIVHWPAGIHAKGELRTTPAHFIDFVPTVLDLTKIDKPKDWNGVPIPAAPGKSIAPALAKDILIERDFLWWLHDDHKAIRVGDWKLVASAGDPWELYDMKTDRAEQHNKAREMPEKVKELSELWQKQTDSFTELVNRTPPAKGKKK; this comes from the coding sequence ATGTTAAAGAAACTCTGGATCATCTTCCTGTTCCATGGTTGCTGTTCAGTTCTCAACGCTGCACCCAAACCCAATATTGTTTTGATTCTGGCAGATGATCTCGGATTTTCCGACCTTGGCTGCTATGGTGGGGAAATCGCCACACCGAATCTCGATGCTCTGGCGAAAAATGGACTTCGCTTCACACAGTTCTACAATTCGACGCGCTGCTGGCCCTCGCGGGGTGCACTCTTAAGTGGCTACTATCCGCAGCAGATTCATCGCGACAAGTTGCCCGGCGTACCAGGTGGTGGCGTGCGTGGAATCAGACAAGCCTGGGCACGATTATTGCCCGATTTCTTGCGATCTGCGGGCTACCGCAGCTATCATAGCGGCAAATGGCACATTGATGGCAAAACCCTCGATGGTGGCTTTGACAGTGCACTCACGATCAACAGCCCTGGAAACTTTTTCACCGCACGTGGCAGCCTGCTGAACGATGTTCCCATAAAGCCACTCGCAGACGAAAAAGGTTATTACCTGACCATTGCAACTGCCGATCATGCCATCGCGTGTCTGAAGGATCATGCAGCGAATCATTCAAATAAGCCGTTCTTCCATTACCTGGCCTTTCATGCGCCACATTTCCCGCTTCACGCATTACCGGAAGACATTGCAAAATACGAAGGTAAGTATGCTGAAGGTTGGAACAAACTCCGCGAATCTCGATTTGCTCGTCAGAAAGAACTCGGCATTGTGAACACAAGCCTGTCTGCTCTGGAACAGAATGTGGGACCACCCTATCGTTTCCCGGATGCGTTCAAAAAACTGGGCTCCGGTGAAGTCGATCGCCCGTTACCCTGGAGTGAACTCACCCAGGAACAGCGCACATTTCAAGCAACCAAGATGGCGATCCATGCCGCGATGATAGATCGCATGGACAGGGAGATCGGTCGAGTGATCAAGCAACTCAAGGTGATGAACGCTCTGGACAACACGATTATTCTGTTTGCATCGGACAATGGTGCCAGTTCGGAAATCATGGTGCGGGACGGCGGCCACGATCCTGCAGCATCACCGGGAAGTTCTGCATCGTACCTTTGCCTTGGGCCGGGATTTGCAAGCGCATGCAATACTCCCTACCGCAGACATAAGACGTGGCTCCACGAAGGTGGAATCAGCACTCCATTCATCGTTCACTGGCCTGCTGGTATCCACGCGAAGGGTGAGTTGCGGACCACACCCGCTCACTTTATCGACTTCGTTCCCACGGTTCTGGATCTGACGAAAATCGACAAACCCAAAGACTGGAATGGCGTGCCCATCCCTGCAGCACCAGGCAAAAGTATCGCACCGGCCCTGGCAAAGGATATCTTGATCGAACGGGATTTTCTCTGGTGGCTACACGATGACCATAAGGCTATTCGCGTGGGTGATTGGAAACTGGTTGCTTCGGCGGGCGATCCATGGGAGCTTTACGATATGAAAACCGATCGTGCAGAACAGCACAATAAGGCCCGGGAAATGCCAGAAAAAGTGAAGGAACTCAGTGAACTGTGGCAGAAACAAACAGATTCATTTACGGAGTTGGTTAACAGAACACCCCCTGCTAAAGGCAAAAAGAAATGA
- a CDS encoding DUF2330 domain-containing protein — protein MKVIFSIALVGSFFSVLNLAFPPNHVHACAIAPMDPKDAIRAADETALILWNAETKTEHFIRSATFETNAKEFGFLVPTPTKPELGEVGATVFDSLKTLTAPKIVQQARTAPPKMGCGCGSEKSATMDYPAPAGGVQVLAEQRVAGLDSAILEASNADALTKWLADHKYPVSDKLKPWIDHYVQKKWFITAFKIPADATLDKEIMVQAKALRISFQTDKPFYPYKEPPVPRPYGGNYPPRMLRVYFIGEERVEGFLGDSTKAWPAKTVWSDALSKETREQLTKDLMFPANSNEIGMRLTEFEDRSTPRPGFEDVFFGKADMQAPVHRPDIIQYVQREFTNQQLAMAIFVGLLAMLFPYRKLRPLGIKMKKLASKLIFKQATSQPQ, from the coding sequence ATGAAAGTTATTTTTTCGATCGCCTTGGTGGGAAGTTTCTTTTCCGTTTTGAATCTGGCTTTCCCGCCAAACCATGTTCATGCCTGTGCGATTGCGCCGATGGATCCCAAAGATGCTATCCGTGCAGCAGACGAAACTGCACTGATCTTGTGGAATGCCGAAACGAAAACAGAACACTTTATTCGTTCTGCTACGTTCGAAACCAATGCCAAAGAGTTTGGCTTTCTGGTACCCACTCCAACGAAACCAGAACTGGGTGAAGTGGGTGCAACAGTGTTCGATTCGCTGAAAACATTGACAGCGCCCAAGATTGTGCAGCAGGCCCGCACGGCCCCACCCAAAATGGGTTGTGGTTGTGGATCGGAAAAATCTGCGACCATGGATTATCCTGCACCTGCAGGTGGTGTGCAAGTGCTTGCCGAACAACGGGTTGCAGGATTAGATAGTGCCATTCTGGAAGCCTCCAATGCCGATGCATTAACCAAGTGGTTGGCAGATCATAAGTATCCTGTTTCCGACAAATTGAAGCCGTGGATCGACCATTACGTACAGAAGAAATGGTTCATCACTGCGTTTAAAATCCCAGCTGACGCCACACTCGATAAGGAAATCATGGTGCAGGCCAAGGCATTGCGGATCTCTTTTCAGACCGACAAGCCGTTTTATCCTTACAAAGAGCCACCTGTGCCTCGCCCCTACGGTGGGAATTATCCCCCACGGATGTTGCGGGTCTACTTCATTGGCGAGGAGCGTGTGGAAGGTTTTCTGGGCGATTCCACAAAAGCCTGGCCTGCCAAAACTGTGTGGAGTGATGCACTGAGCAAAGAAACCCGCGAGCAGTTGACCAAAGATCTCATGTTTCCGGCCAACAGCAATGAGATTGGCATGCGACTGACAGAATTTGAAGACCGTTCCACCCCACGACCAGGCTTTGAAGATGTCTTCTTTGGCAAAGCGGATATGCAGGCACCAGTACACCGCCCGGATATCATTCAGTATGTGCAGCGGGAATTCACCAATCAGCAACTGGCAATGGCCATCTTCGTGGGCCTGCTGGCGATGCTCTTCCCCTATCGCAAGCTGCGACCACTGGGAATAAAGATGAAAAAACTTGCCAGCAAGCTAATCTTCAAACAAGCCACATCCCAGCCCCAATAA